A single Lacerta agilis isolate rLacAgi1 chromosome 10, rLacAgi1.pri, whole genome shotgun sequence DNA region contains:
- the LOC117053895 gene encoding zinc finger protein 208-like isoform X1, with amino-acid sequence MESGKSFTDSGKHRTHQQTQMGKKIFQSRECGKNFSMSGNLRKHQRIHTGEKPDKCYECGKRFSDKRKIRSHQRTHTGEKPFKCLECGKSFCQSGHLRTHHQTHTGGKPSECNECGKRFRHNSDLKLHQRTHTGEKPYKCMECGKSFRQSGHLNIHQRTHTGEKPYKCMECGKSFSVSGQLNKHHQTHTGEKPFKCMKCGKSFCQNGELKLHQWTHTGEKPYKCKECGKSFSLNVTLRIHQRTHTGDKPYECTECGKIFCFNASLGRHQRTHTGEKPYECMECGKNFSQKGHLRTHQRTHTGEKPYKCSECGKSFSFNAKLRIHQRTHTGEKPYKCMECGKSFRQSGTLRQHKRTHTGEKPYECKECGTSFCFNASLRIHQRTHTGEKPYKCMECGKRFSVSGQLNKHHQTHTAEKPFKCMEYGKSFCQNGELKLHQRTQTGEKPYKCTECGKSFSFNAALRKHQRSHTGEKLYECMECGKSFSQNGELKLHQRTHTREKPYKCTECGKSFSFNVTLGIHQRTHTGEKPYECMDCGKNFSQKGHLRTHQQTHTGEKPYKCTECGKSFRQSGHLNIHQRTHTGEKPYKCMQCGKSFSFNAKLRIHQRTHTGEKPYKCTECGKSFRQSGHLNIHQRTHTGEKPYKCLQCEKSFSFNAKLRIHQRTHTGEKPYKCMDCGKSFRQSGTLRQHKLTHTGEKPYACKECGKSFCFNASLRIHQRTHTGEKPYKCMECGKSFRQSGQLNIHQKNHTGEKPFKCMECGKSFCQNGELKLHQQTHTREKPYKCTECGKSFSFNVTLGIHQRTHTGEKPYECMDCGKNFSQKGHLRTHQQTHTGEKPYKCTECGKSFRQSGYLNIHQRTHTGEKPYKCMQCGKSFSFNAKLRIHQRTHTGEKPYKCTECGKSFRQSGHLNIHQRTHTGEKPYKCLQCEKSFSFNAKLRIHQRTHTGEKPYKCMDCGKSFRQSGTLRQHKLTHTGEKPYECKECGKSFCFNASLRIHQRTHTGEKPYKCMECGKSFRQSGQLNIHQKNHTGEKPFKCMECGKSFCQNGELKLHQQTHKGEKPYKCTEFGKHQQTHREVTF; translated from the coding sequence ATGGAGAGTGGGAAAAGTTTCACTGATAGTGGAAAACATAGAACACATCAGCAGACTCAAATGGGCAAGAAAATATTCCAAAGcagggagtgtgggaagaacttcagtaTGAGTGGAAATCTTAGGaaacatcaacggattcacacaggtgaaaaaccagATAAATGTTATGAGTGCGGAAAGCGTTTTAGTGATAAAAGAAAAATTAGatcacatcaacggactcacacaggggaaaaaccttttaaatgcttggagtgtgggaaaagcttctgtCAGAGTGGACACTTAAGAACACATCACCAGACTCACACGGGGGGGAAACCATCTGAATGCAATGAGTGTGGGAAGAGGTTCAGACACAATAGTGACCTTAAATtacaccagcgaactcacacaggtgaaaaaccatataaatgtatggagtgtggaaagagcttccgtcagagtggacacctcaatatacaccagcgaactcacacaggggagaaaccatataaatgtatggagtgtgggaagagcttcagtgtgAGTGGACAACTCAATAAACATCaccagactcacacaggggagaaaccatttaagtgcATGAAGTGCGGAAAGAGTTTCTGTCAGAATGGAGAACTTAAATTACACCAgtggactcacacaggtgagaaaccatataaatgtaaggaatgtggaaagagctttagtctcAATGTAACCCTTAGAATACACCAACGGACACACACAGGAGACAAACCATATGAATGTACGGAGTGCggaaaaatattttgtttcaatgCAAGCCTTGgaagacatcaacggactcacactggagagaaaccatatgaatgtatggagtgtggaaagaacttcagtcagaaaggacaccttagaacacatcaacggactcacacaggggagaaaccatataaatgttcagagtgtggaaagagcttcagtttcaatgcaaaacttagaatacaccaacggactcacacaggagagaaaccatataaatgcatggagtgtggaaagagcttcaggcagaGTGGAACCCTTAGACAACATAAacggactcacaccggggagaaaccatatgaatgcAAGGAGTGTGGGACGAGCTTCTGTTTCAATGCAAGCCTTAGAAtacaccaacggactcacacaggagagaaaccatataaatgtatggagtgcggaaagagatTCAGTGTCAGTGGACAACTCAATAAACATCACCAGACTCACACAGcagagaaaccatttaagtgcATGGAGTACGGAAAAAGTTTTTGTCAGAATGGAGAACTTAAATTACACCAGCGGACTCAGACAGgcgagaaaccatataaatgtacagagtgcggaaagagcttcagtttcaaTGCAGCCCTTAGAAAACACCAACGGagtcacacaggagagaaactctatgaatgtatggagtgtggaaagagcttcagtcagaatggagaACTTAAATTACACCAGCGGactcacacaagggagaaaccatataaatgtacggaatgtggaaagagctttagtttCAATGTAACCCTTGGAATCcaccaacggactcacactggagagaaaccatatgaatgtatggattgtggaaagaacttcagtcagaaaggacaccttagaacacatcaacagactcacacaggggagaaaccatataaatgtacggagtgtggaaagagcttccgtcagagtggacacctcaatatacaccagcgaactcacacaggggagaaaccatataaatgtatgcagtgtggaaagagcttcagtttcaatgcaaaacttagaatacaccaacggactcacacaggagagaaaccatataaatgtacggagtgtggaaagagcttccgtcagagtggacacctcaatatacaccagcgaactcacacaggggagaaaccatataaatgtttgcagtgtgaaaagagcttcagtttcaatgcaaaacttagaatacaccaacggactcacacaggagagaaaccatataaatgcatggattgtggaaagagcttcaggcagaGTGGAACCCTTAGACAACATAAactgactcacacaggggagaaaccatatgcatgcaaggagtgtgggaagagcttctgtTTCAATGCAAGCCTTAGAAtacaccaacggactcacacaggagagaaaccatataaatgtatggagtgcggaaagagcttcaggcagaGTGGACAACTCAATATACATCAAAAGaatcacacaggagagaaaccatttaagtgcatggagtgcggaaagagtttCTGTCAGAATGGAGAACTTAAATTACACCAGCAGactcacacaagggagaaaccatataaatgtacggaatgtggaaagagctttagtttCAATGTAACCCTTGGAATCcaccaacggactcacactggagagaaaccatatgaatgtatggattgtggaaagaacttcagtcagaaaggacaccttagaacacatcaacagactcacacaggggagaaaccatataaatgtacggagtgtggaaagagcttccgtcagaGTGGATACCTCAATAtacaccagcgaactcacacaggggagaaaccatataaatgtatgcagtgtggaaagagcttcagtttcaatgcaaaacttagaatacaccaacggactcacacaggagagaaaccatataaatgtacggagtgtggaaagagcttccgtcagagtggacacctcaatatacaccagcgaactcacacaggggagaaaccatataaatgtttgcagtgtgaaaagagcttcagtttcaatgcaaaacttagaatacaccaacggactcacacaggagagaaaccatataaatgcatggattgtggaaagagcttcaggcagaGTGGAACCCTTAGACAACATAAactgactcacacaggggagaaaccatatgaatgcaaggagtgtgggaagagcttctgtTTCAATGCAAGCCTTAGAAtacaccaacggactcacacaggagagaaaccatataaatgtatggagtgcggaaagagcttcaggcagaGTGGACAACTCAATATACATCAAAAGaatcacacaggagagaaaccatttaagtgcatggagtgcggaaagagtttCTGTCAGAATGGAGAACTTAAATTACACCAGCAGACTCACAAAGgcgagaaaccatataaatgtacagAGTTCGGAAAACATCAGCAGACACACAGGGAAGTAacgttttaa
- the LOC117053895 gene encoding zinc finger protein 208-like isoform X2 yields the protein MESGKSFTDSGKHRTHQQTQMGKKIFQSRECGKNFSMSGNLRKHQRIHTGEKPDKCYECGKRFSDKRKIRSHQRTHTGEKPFKCLECGKSFCQSGHLRTHQRTHTGEKPYKCMECGKSFRQSGHLNIHQRTHTGEKPYKCMECGKSFSVSGQLNKHHQTHTGEKPFKCMKCGKSFCQNGELKLHQWTHTGEKPYKCKECGKSFSLNVTLRIHQRTHTGDKPYECTECGKIFCFNASLGRHQRTHTGEKPYECMECGKNFSQKGHLRTHQRTHTGEKPYKCSECGKSFSFNAKLRIHQRTHTGEKPYKCMECGKSFRQSGTLRQHKRTHTGEKPYECKECGTSFCFNASLRIHQRTHTGEKPYKCMECGKRFSVSGQLNKHHQTHTAEKPFKCMEYGKSFCQNGELKLHQRTQTGEKPYKCTECGKSFSFNAALRKHQRSHTGEKLYECMECGKSFSQNGELKLHQRTHTREKPYKCTECGKSFSFNVTLGIHQRTHTGEKPYECMDCGKNFSQKGHLRTHQQTHTGEKPYKCTECGKSFRQSGHLNIHQRTHTGEKPYKCMQCGKSFSFNAKLRIHQRTHTGEKPYKCTECGKSFRQSGHLNIHQRTHTGEKPYKCLQCEKSFSFNAKLRIHQRTHTGEKPYKCMDCGKSFRQSGTLRQHKLTHTGEKPYACKECGKSFCFNASLRIHQRTHTGEKPYKCMECGKSFRQSGQLNIHQKNHTGEKPFKCMECGKSFCQNGELKLHQQTHTREKPYKCTECGKSFSFNVTLGIHQRTHTGEKPYECMDCGKNFSQKGHLRTHQQTHTGEKPYKCTECGKSFRQSGYLNIHQRTHTGEKPYKCMQCGKSFSFNAKLRIHQRTHTGEKPYKCTECGKSFRQSGHLNIHQRTHTGEKPYKCLQCEKSFSFNAKLRIHQRTHTGEKPYKCMDCGKSFRQSGTLRQHKLTHTGEKPYECKECGKSFCFNASLRIHQRTHTGEKPYKCMECGKSFRQSGQLNIHQKNHTGEKPFKCMECGKSFCQNGELKLHQQTHKGEKPYKCTEFGKHQQTHREVTF from the exons ATGGAGAGTGGGAAAAGTTTCACTGATAGTGGAAAACATAGAACACATCAGCAGACTCAAATGGGCAAGAAAATATTCCAAAGcagggagtgtgggaagaacttcagtaTGAGTGGAAATCTTAGGaaacatcaacggattcacacaggtgaaaaaccagATAAATGTTATGAGTGCGGAAAGCGTTTTAGTGATAAAAGAAAAATTAGatcacatcaacggactcacacaggggaaaaaccttttaaatgcttggagtgtgggaaaagcttctgtCAGAGTGGACACTTAAGAACAC accagcgaactcacacaggtgaaaaaccatataaatgtatggagtgtggaaagagcttccgtcagagtggacacctcaatatacaccagcgaactcacacaggggagaaaccatataaatgtatggagtgtgggaagagcttcagtgtgAGTGGACAACTCAATAAACATCaccagactcacacaggggagaaaccatttaagtgcATGAAGTGCGGAAAGAGTTTCTGTCAGAATGGAGAACTTAAATTACACCAgtggactcacacaggtgagaaaccatataaatgtaaggaatgtggaaagagctttagtctcAATGTAACCCTTAGAATACACCAACGGACACACACAGGAGACAAACCATATGAATGTACGGAGTGCggaaaaatattttgtttcaatgCAAGCCTTGgaagacatcaacggactcacactggagagaaaccatatgaatgtatggagtgtggaaagaacttcagtcagaaaggacaccttagaacacatcaacggactcacacaggggagaaaccatataaatgttcagagtgtggaaagagcttcagtttcaatgcaaaacttagaatacaccaacggactcacacaggagagaaaccatataaatgcatggagtgtggaaagagcttcaggcagaGTGGAACCCTTAGACAACATAAacggactcacaccggggagaaaccatatgaatgcAAGGAGTGTGGGACGAGCTTCTGTTTCAATGCAAGCCTTAGAAtacaccaacggactcacacaggagagaaaccatataaatgtatggagtgcggaaagagatTCAGTGTCAGTGGACAACTCAATAAACATCACCAGACTCACACAGcagagaaaccatttaagtgcATGGAGTACGGAAAAAGTTTTTGTCAGAATGGAGAACTTAAATTACACCAGCGGACTCAGACAGgcgagaaaccatataaatgtacagagtgcggaaagagcttcagtttcaaTGCAGCCCTTAGAAAACACCAACGGagtcacacaggagagaaactctatgaatgtatggagtgtggaaagagcttcagtcagaatggagaACTTAAATTACACCAGCGGactcacacaagggagaaaccatataaatgtacggaatgtggaaagagctttagtttCAATGTAACCCTTGGAATCcaccaacggactcacactggagagaaaccatatgaatgtatggattgtggaaagaacttcagtcagaaaggacaccttagaacacatcaacagactcacacaggggagaaaccatataaatgtacggagtgtggaaagagcttccgtcagagtggacacctcaatatacaccagcgaactcacacaggggagaaaccatataaatgtatgcagtgtggaaagagcttcagtttcaatgcaaaacttagaatacaccaacggactcacacaggagagaaaccatataaatgtacggagtgtggaaagagcttccgtcagagtggacacctcaatatacaccagcgaactcacacaggggagaaaccatataaatgtttgcagtgtgaaaagagcttcagtttcaatgcaaaacttagaatacaccaacggactcacacaggagagaaaccatataaatgcatggattgtggaaagagcttcaggcagaGTGGAACCCTTAGACAACATAAactgactcacacaggggagaaaccatatgcatgcaaggagtgtgggaagagcttctgtTTCAATGCAAGCCTTAGAAtacaccaacggactcacacaggagagaaaccatataaatgtatggagtgcggaaagagcttcaggcagaGTGGACAACTCAATATACATCAAAAGaatcacacaggagagaaaccatttaagtgcatggagtgcggaaagagtttCTGTCAGAATGGAGAACTTAAATTACACCAGCAGactcacacaagggagaaaccatataaatgtacggaatgtggaaagagctttagtttCAATGTAACCCTTGGAATCcaccaacggactcacactggagagaaaccatatgaatgtatggattgtggaaagaacttcagtcagaaaggacaccttagaacacatcaacagactcacacaggggagaaaccatataaatgtacggagtgtggaaagagcttccgtcagaGTGGATACCTCAATAtacaccagcgaactcacacaggggagaaaccatataaatgtatgcagtgtggaaagagcttcagtttcaatgcaaaacttagaatacaccaacggactcacacaggagagaaaccatataaatgtacggagtgtggaaagagcttccgtcagagtggacacctcaatatacaccagcgaactcacacaggggagaaaccatataaatgtttgcagtgtgaaaagagcttcagtttcaatgcaaaacttagaatacaccaacggactcacacaggagagaaaccatataaatgcatggattgtggaaagagcttcaggcagaGTGGAACCCTTAGACAACATAAactgactcacacaggggagaaaccatatgaatgcaaggagtgtgggaagagcttctgtTTCAATGCAAGCCTTAGAAtacaccaacggactcacacaggagagaaaccatataaatgtatggagtgcggaaagagcttcaggcagaGTGGACAACTCAATATACATCAAAAGaatcacacaggagagaaaccatttaagtgcatggagtgcggaaagagtttCTGTCAGAATGGAGAACTTAAATTACACCAGCAGACTCACAAAGgcgagaaaccatataaatgtacagAGTTCGGAAAACATCAGCAGACACACAGGGAAGTAacgttttaa